TATGGCTGTTATGATTATCAGTCTTGTGATCATTCTGATTATGAATACCATGTCCGTCTTTGCCTATCGTGACCAGATCCTGACAATAGAATCACAGAAAAACAACCTTTTAAGTTTAAACCTAAAATACGCCAGCCTTTTGGAAAAGCTCTATGCCAACGCTCTTCAATATCTGGATACCAATGACGAGAAATATAAGTCTGAGGTATACAATCTCCGCAATAGTTATTTTGAAAACGACAACATCTCTTTGGAATACCGCATTTACACAGAAAATCAAATCAGCGCCAGCTTAAAAAAGGCCTTATTGAATGCGGACTTCACAATTTCTTCACAGGCAGAGTATATACAATTCACCAAGGAAGAGCAAAGGCTTTATCTACAATTTTTAAAGAGCTATCATATGGTTCTAGATCGAATCACAACAGCCGTCAACAACCGCAACAATCTTATGCTGACAAACCCTGAGTATGATAACGAAGTAACGAACCAGTCTGCCTTAATGAGTGAGCTCACAAATGAGTACATCGATAGGTTGAATCGCAACGCAGACCATATTATACTCCGCCAGCGAATTGCAGAGTATTCTCTTGTAGGCGTCTCTCTTATCCTGCTTGGTTTTGCTACTGTAACATTCTATTTGATTCTCCGAGAGAATGCCTTTAATTCATATTTCCGCAAGCTTTATAACACGATTGTAGAAAACTTCGAAGGTGGAATTGCTATCCTGGATAAAGATTATCGCTTTGATTATGTAACTACCGGCTATAAGGAAATCATGGGCATTTCTGCAATGAACCCAATCGGAAAGACACCAAGAGAAACTTTTGATCAACAAATTTCAGAAATTATTGAAGAACGCACCATGTCCGAGCCCAGTGGAGAAGGTCAGGCGGATCTTTATATAGGGAATAAAAAGAAGAGTGTATTTTACAACTATTTCACCATAGAAGACGAACGGGGTAACAGTAAGTATATTCATATTATAAGGGATAATACCAAGACAGAGGATTTGCAGCTGCAATTGCGAAAACAGCTCAAGGAGATTAATTTCTATTCCCAGGCTAAGGATTCCTTTATCGCAAATATTTCACATGAGATCAAGACCCCCATCAATGCCATTCTCGGAATGGTACACTTCCTAAAAAGCACCCGCCTTTCACAAAATCAGAAAGAGCTGCTGCGTAAAATTGAAACCTCTTCAGACATTCTTCTGACCATAATCAGCGATGTTCTGGACTTATCGAAAATTAAAAATAATTCGCTCAGCCTTTACCCATCGGACTTCTCATTGGAATGTGCCATAAAAAATGTAGAGGACATGTTTTCAAGTCAGCTGACCAGCCGCGGAATTCGCTGGTGGACAGAATACAATTTCAATCCAAGTCTCTGCCTTCATTTGGACAAGACTAGGTTCGTGCAGGTACTGGTCAACCTGATCAACAACGCCAGTAAATTTACTGACCGTGGATATATCAAGCTTTCGGTAGAGACCCTCTCTGAGAACGACGATACGGTTCTGCTGCAGTTCTGCATTGAAGACACAGGGATCGGGATTGCAGAAAAGGACATCTCAAAACTTTTCCGGGAATTCGAACAGCTTGAAAATCATCTGACCAAGCAGCATCAAGGTACTGGCCTGGGTCTCTTTATCTGTAAAAATATCATCGAGAGTATGGATGGAAGAATGTGGGTAAAGAGTACCAAAGGTCAGGGCAGCAAGTTTTATTTCTCACTGCCTGCGAAAAAAAGCCTTGATCCAAGACTTATCACAGCATCTGGCATCGTAAGCAGAATTCCCCTGAATGGAAGCGGCGGAAAAGCTCTGGTGGTCGAAGATACAGATATTAATGCAGAGGTCGCAGTGAGACTTCTGCGAGAAGTAAACATCACCTGTGATACCGCATCGGATGGCATCGCGGCAATACAATGCTGCAAGGACAAGCCTTGTGATTACTACCATCTAATTCTAATGGATATCCACATGCCCAATATGGACGGCTATACTTCCGCAAATATCCTGAAAAAGGAAATGGGCGTCAAAACGCCCATCATTGCCCTTACCGCTTCGGATATCAACGAGCAAATCCGCTCCGAACACGCTGATACCATTGAATGTTTTATCCTTAAGCCCTTCAAAGTGGAAGCATTTTATAACGCAATTGCACCATATTTCCCAACCCAGGAACTTCCCGTCTCAGGTAGTAAGGTTACCTCTGCTGGTGTGACACACGAAGAAACGATCATTAGCCGCACAATGGCTCCTGAAGGAATGGCCCCTGCCGCAGCAGCTGGCCCTGTTGAAAAAGCGGAGCGGTGTCAGGATCCTTTTTCCGGGAGAGAGGAAGCCATCAAAAACATGGGCGGAATGAAACCGATCTATGAGAAACATGTTCAGAAGTTTAAGGTCAATTATAATAAAAGCACCGAACACATTGCTGCTCTCATGGAAGAAAAAAATTATGACGAAGCCCGGAGGCTTGCTCATTCCATCAAAGGGCTAAGCGGCACCTTGGGAATGTTGGATTTGATGGAATCAAGTGCAGAGCTGGAAAAAGCCATTTTAAAAGGTGATTCATATGACTTGCGCATTGAGCTTGAAAACTTCGATCAGGATCTGAATGCAGTAATCTGTGCGATATGATTGCCTTAAACCATTGAAAATGATAAAAAGGATGATTATAAACAAAAATACCGCCTAGGATTTTGCGCAGCTTTGCAAAATCCATTGCGGTATTTCTATTTGAGAAAAGTGGCTTCGGGACTCCGACTCGCTTCGCTAGATGCTCCAAAGTTCCTCATCGGAAGGCACGTGATTATCCTTCATATAATAAGCGATCCTTGATATATTGATCAGATGTTTGTAATCCAGATTTTCCGAGATGCTGTTGTTCCCCCATGAGCCGCATCCAAGCGTGTTGGTTGGGGCAAGTCCGTTGAAGAAACTCCCGCCTGCACTGGTAGCACAAGTCTGGTTGATCACAAACCTGCTGACGCAGAGTTCTTTTCCTGCATATTCAATATGATCCTTGTTGTTGGAATGAATGGAAACGCTGTGGCCCTTCCCTTCCGCTTCCAGGTTGGCACGTGCGATTTCAACACCCTCCTCAAAGGCTTCATAGGAAAAAGCTGCAAGAACCGGACACATTTTTTCCTTGGCTAAAATATCCTCTTCCCCGATTCCGTCCGCCTCAACGATAATGACTCTTGTTCCCTCCGGTGCTTTCAGTCCCGCCAACTTGGCGATGGTTTCAACAGACTGTCCCACGGCGTGTCTGCTCATAGCTCCTTCTGTGAACATCGCATTTCTCATCGCTTCCTTCTCTTCCTCGTTCCTGATTACCCAGGCACCATTTTGTTCGAATGCCATAAGCATCTCATCGTACCGCTCCTTAGGCATGATGATGGATTGCTCTCCGGAACAAATAATTCCGTTGTCAAAAACCCTTCCCGCAATAATTTGTGGAACAGCCGTTTCAATATCCGCATCCCGGTCTATGATGCACTGCACATTGCCGGCACCAACGCCCAGCGCCGGCTTTCCGCTGCTGTATGCAGCCTTTACCATCCCCATCCCCCCAGTGGCGATGACGATATCCGCACTTGAGATCAGGTTCTTCGTATTCTCCCGGGACTGCTGATCCAGGATCTGAATCAGGTTTTTGGGAGCTCCAAGCTTGCCGATGGCTTCGTTGATCAACTCTACCGTTCTTGTGCTGCAGCGGATGGCCATATGGTGGGGTGTAATGATAATCGCATTGCCCCCTTTTAATGCAAACATGGCATTGCTCATAGGCGTGACAATAGGATTGGTGCAGGGAGTAATGGCAGCTACAACGCCGATGGGTTTTGCGATTTTCGTGATGCCCGTTGCTTCATCCCGCTCTATAATTCCTTTTGAAAGCTTCCCTTTCAGGCTATTCCAGATCGTCCTTGATTTCCCTCTGTTCTTGGCGATTTTATCGTCTACAACACCCATACCCGTTTCTTCTACCGCCATTTCCGCCAGAAACTCCGCATTGTCGTGAACCACTTTGCCAATGGTCATTACGATCTCATCAATCTGCTTCTGAGAAAAAGCTTCGTAGATATGCTGAGCTTCTCGTGCTCTCTCGATGTATTCGTCTATATAAGCTTTGCTGTCCAGTTCCATTTCTTCCTCCTTGTTCAAGATCATTGACCTTATTAAATTGGCTTCAGATCATTTTAGCAGGGTCAACAAAACGATCAAACTCTTCCTCCGTCAGAATACCCAAGGATACAGCCGCTTCTTTCAGCGTAAGACCCTGGCTGTACGCGGTCTTTGCGATGACAGCCGCCTTCTCATACCCGATATGCGGATTCAGTGCAGTCACCAGCATCAAAGAAGACTCCAGATTCCGTTTCATCTTTTCCTCGTTTGGCTGTATGCCTGACGCACAGTGTTTTTCAAAGGATTCCATTCCATCAGACAGCAGTCTGACAGATTGAAGCATATTGTGAATCAGTACCGGCATATAGACATTTAACTGAAAATTTCCCTGCGATGCAGCAAAGCTTACCGCGGTATCATTTGCCATCACCTGACAACATACCATGGTCAGCGCCTCACACTGGGTGGGATTTACCTTACCAGGCATAATAGAACTGCCCGGTTCATTCTCAGGAATGAAAAGTTCCCCAATCCCAGCCCTAGGTCCGCTGGCCAGCCACCTGACATCATTTGCGATCTTCAGCAGATTTGCCGCCAAAGCCTTCAGGGCTCCGTGAGTATGTACCAGCGCATCCTTACTGGTAAGTGCATGAAACTTATTGGGAGCAGTAACGAATTCCAGAGCTGTCAGCATTGAGATTTTTTCTGCGACCCGCTCACCGAATTCCGGATGAGTATTTAGTCCTGTACCAACGGCAGTGCCTCCCAAAGCGATATCGCGAACATATTCCAGACTGTTCCGGATCATGCTTTCCGTCTGTTCCAGCATCACGAGCCAGCCGCTGATTTCCTGCCCCAAGGTCAGAGGAGTCGCATCCTGCAGATGGGTTCTTCCGATTTTAACGATATGCTGATAGCGCTCACTCAGATCCCGAAAGGTCTCTTCCAGACGGAAGAGTGCTGGAAAAAGGCGAGCTTCAATCTCCGTCAATGCCGCGATATGCATGGCGGTAGGAAAAGTATCGTTGGAGCTTTGCGCTTTATTCACATGATCGTTGGGATGAAGCTTCTCCTCGCCCAGGATTTGATTTCCTCTGCTGGCGATGACTTCATTGACGTTCATGTTGGTTTGCGTTCCGCTTCCGGTCTGCCATACAGCAAGGGGAAACTGATCGTCCCACTTTCCTTCCAAAATCTCATCACAAGCTGAGGCAATGGCCTCCGCCATCTGAGCATCCAGCATGCCAAGGTCGAGATTCACCAAGGCAGCAGCCTTTTTCAAAACTGCAAAAGCCCGAATGATTTCAAGCGGCATCTTCTCCGTACCGATTTTGAAATTCTCAAGGCTTCTTTGCGTCTGCGCTCCCCAAAGCTTATCAGCCTCTACTGCGATCTCACCCATGGAGTCATGCTCAATCCGGTATTGTTTCTCGTCCATGTTTCCGTTTCCTTTCTTAAGGCTTGTTTATTTTCATTTAAACTGATTTGTCCACGCTTCTCCCGCTGCTTTTGCGACTGCGTCCGCTACCCCGGGATGGAATGCGCTGGGTATGATATACGCTTCTGCAAGCTCGCTGTCCGGGATAATTCCTGCGATCGCGTATGCTGCAGCCACCTTCATTTCCTCCGTGATCCGTTCAGCTCTTACGGACAGTGCGCCCTTAAAGATCCCAGGAAATGCAAGCACGTTATTGATCTGGTTGGGGAAATCGGATCGGCCTGTTCCTATAATTCTAGCTCCCCCTTCTCTTGCCAGTTCCGGCATGATTTCCGGCTCCGGATTTGCCATGGCAAAAATGATAGGATCGTTCGCCATAGATCGGACCATTTCTACTGTCAACATCTTCGGTGCTGATACGCCGATAAAGAGGTCTCTTCCTTTCACAGCATCGGCCAAGGTACCTGTAAGATTCTCATGATTGGTTAGTTCTGCCAGCTCTTTCTTGCTGGCAGTCAGCTTGGGACTGGTTTTTGCAATGATCCCCTTTGTATCGCAAATTACGATGTCCTCCGTACCAAGGGCCTGGAGCATCTTGACTATGGCAACGCCCGCCGCTCCTGCTCCGTTCATAACAACCTTGAGCTCGCTGAATTTTTTTCCTGTCAGCTTAAGCGCATTGATTACAGCGGCGGATACCACGATGGCGGTTCCATGCTGATCGTCATGAAATACAGGGATATCCAGCAGAGCCTGCAGTCTTCTTTCGATCTCAAAGCATCTGGGCGCAGAGATATCCTCCAGATTGATGCCTCCCAATGTGGGCGCAATATTTTTCACGATTTGAATGATCTCTTCTGTATCCTGTGTCTCAAGACAGATGGGAATGGCATCAATATCAGCAAAGGCCTTAAACAGAACAGCCTTTCCTTCCATGACGGGAATAGCCGCCTTGGCACCGATGTTTCCAAGTCCCAATACTGCAGAACCGTCACTGATTACTGCTACCGTATTCCCCTTTGTCGTATACTTGTAAACCAAATCCGGATCACGGTTGATTTCCCTGCAAGGCTCCGCCACACCCGGTGTGTATGCGATGCTCAGATCATCCTTGTTTTTCAGGGGCACCTTGCTGACAACAGACAGTTTCCCCTGATGCTCCTCATGAAGTTTCAACGATTCCTTGTAATAATCCATAGTTCCTCCTGTATGGCACTAGCCTGACCGTAACGATTATATTGCGTACCTCTGCCGTGTGCCATCGCTTCTATCAACTAAAGTGCCGCAAGTCAGTGTCATTGCAGATTTTCCGTCTACTGTACGGGAAATCTACAAAAGCTACTGCTTAAGCGGCACTTTTAACATTTCAACATATTTTTCTAATTTATTTCTTCCAAGAGCTTTTCAGATCGACGATCTGATTAAAGACCTTGTCTGAATCATTGGTAAGTGCTTCATCGGCGATATAATATCCATGACGGAAAAACTGATATCTCGTTCCCGCTGCAGTATGAAGCAAAGCAGGCTCTCCGTAAGCTTCAAACTCCTTTAAGGAATCCGGATTCAGGATATTTTCTCCCTTTTCATCCTCAATCATCAGATATCCATAGGATCGGATCTTTATTTTAACCGCAGTTTTCGCATCTACCCAGTGAATGGTTCCCTTGACTTTTCTTCCGTCAAAGCCGCTGCCGCTTCTTGTTTCAGGATCATAGGTGCAGCGAAGCTCAGTCACATTGCCGTCATCATCCTTGACCACATCCTGGCAGGTGATAAAGTAAGCACCCTTAAATCGCACTTCATTTCCAGGGAAGAGACGAAAATACTTCTTCTCAGGGATTTCCATAAAATCATCCCGCTCTACATAGAGTTCTCTTGAGAATGGCACTTTTCTGATGCCTTTCGCTTCATCTTCCTTGCTGTTTTCAATATCAACTTCTTCCGTAACATCTTCGGGATAGTTGGTGATGACCACCTTCAACGGGTTCATAACCACCATGCGGCTCTCGACCTTGTCTTTCAGATCTTCTCGGATGCAGTGTTCCAACAGTGCAATATCCACCATGCTGTTGGCCTTGGAGACTCCAATTCTCTCGCAAAAATCCCGGATCGCTTCCGGCGTAAAGCCTCGTCTTCGCAGACCTGCAATGGTAGGCATTCTGGGATCATCCCAGCCATCCACATTGCCATCGTCTACAAGCGCCTTTAAATATCTCTTGCTCATTACCATGTTTGTCAGATTGAGTCTTGCAAACTCGATTTGCTGTGGGGGCTGTTCCCATTCCAATTCTTTGAGAACCCAGTCGTACAGAGGCCTATGGTCTTCAAACTCCAAGGTACAGATGGAATGCGTAATCCCTTCTATGGCATCCTCGATGGGGTGGGCATAGTCATACATGGGATAGATACACCATTTGTCTCCCGTGTTGTGATGCTCTGCATGGGCAATCCGGTAAATGACCGGATCTCTCATATTGATATTAGGGGAGGACATATCGATTTTCGCACGGAGAACCTTTTCTCCGTCTTTGAACTGTCCTTGTTTCATGCTTTCAAAAAGCTCCAGGTTTTCCTGAACGGATCTGGTGCGATATGGGCTTTCTTTTCCCGGTTCCGTCAGGGTTCCTCTGTGCTGCTTCATTTCCTCTGCGGTAAGGTCGCAGACGTATGCCTTGCCCTTTTGAATCAGTGCTACAGCACACTCATACATTTTATCAAAATAGTCGGATGCAAACAGCAGCTTATCCCACTGGAAGCCCAGCCATTTTACATCAGCCTCAATGGACTCCACATATTCCGTGTCTTCTTTTACTGGATTGGTATCATCGAATCTCAGATTGCACTTTCCGTTATATTTCTGGGCAGTACTAAAATTGAGACAGATTGATTTTGCGTGCCCGATGTGAAGGTATCCGTTGGGTTCCGGAGGAAATCTGGTGTATACTCTGTTTCCGTAGGTTTGATTCTCAAGATCCTTTTCTATGATATTATGAATAAAATTTGACGCCGTCTGTTCGCCGTTCGTACCTGGTTTTTCAATTTCGGCCATCTGTTCTTTTCCTCCTTCAAAACTCATCACTATTTATCTACATTCGCTGATATTATACCATTGAATGCTGTTCTGTGCAAAAACATATTAGCTATTGATATTTTTCCAGAAAATTGCTAAAATATAAGAAGAAAAAAAGGTGGTGATTAATTTGGACACGATTGATTCTAAAATTTTAGAAGTTTTACAGGAAAATTCCCGCGTTTCCATATCCGATCTTAGCAAACAAGTGAACCTGTCCTTATCAGCCGTCAGCGAGCGATTAAAAAAGCTGGAGGCTTCAGGGATCATTGAGCGGTACACCGTTATCCTGGATTCCAAGGCTTTGGGCCAGGAATTGACCGTTCTCATGAACCTCAGTTTGGAAAATCCCAGAGATACAGCAGAGTTTTTCGAAATGGTCGGAAAGGAAAACGAAATACTGGAATGCCACTACGTGACCGGGGAATATGACTACATCCTGAGAATTACCACCAAGAACACGGCCACTCTTGAAGCACTCATGAACCGGATTAAGGCCATACCAGGTATTAAAAGAACACAGACCAACGTGGTATTGTCCAGCTTGAAGCACCACTACAGTATCTCACCCACCGTGGTGGAACGGTAAGTGTTGAAAGGCAACGGAAACATGATGTCCACCGATTGTTATAATTACAAAATGTTAAAAAGGGCTGTACGCATTAAGTGATCTTTCTGATCATCAATGTGTGCGAGCCCTATTTTTATATACCAAAAGCAATAGTGTCAACCTTCGCGTATCTCAGTTCTCATCAGGATCATGTAAATTAGTCTCAAAGAATTGATACAGCTCATCGTAATTGCGGAATTACTATGCGATCGGCCGTTCATATATCGTAAACCTTATTTTAATTTTAGGTTGACAATAGAAGCCGCTGACGTTATGCTCATATTGTTCTTATATTATGTTTTTTACCTACGGAAAGGATTGCATCATGAAAACCAAAAGCATCTCCACCCTTACCTTGATCAGTCTAATGACTGCGGTTATCTGCATTCTGGGGCCTCTTTCACTCCCAATACCGATTTCACCGGTTCCGATTTCACTTACCAACCTTGCCATCTATTTTGCCGTCGTTATCCTCGGCTGGAAAAACGGAACGATCAGCTACTTGGTTTACCTTTTCATCGGCTTTGCTGGAATGCCGGTTTTTTCAAATTTTACAGCAGGGCCCGCCAAGCTGCTGGGACCTACAGGCGGATATCTTATCGGCTTTATCTTTATGGCGCTTATCGCAGGTTTTTTCGTAGAGAAATTCCCGGATAGAATTTATATGTATATGGTGGGAATGGCACTGGGAACATACGTCACCTACATCCTGGGCACAGGCTGGCTCGCATGGCAGGCGAATCTGGATCTGAAAGCAGCTTTATTTGCCGGAGTCATTCCATATATTCCCGGAGATATCATAAAAATGATAATTGCCGCCATCTTTGGCACGACCATCAGAAAACGGATCAAAAAAGCCGGCTATCTTGCCTGATTCATGAAATATATCTCAAGGCATAATCGATTTTCACAGAACGAAGAAATCATATGGAGATCAGGAAACATCAGGAGGAAGAAACCACATGGAGATCAAAAAACTTTCGAAAGAGATTATAGCGGGCAGAAGGCTAACCCGCCAGGAGGATCTGACTTTTTTCACGGCTGCTGATTTAAAAGAGCTCTGCGATGGTGCTAATGAGATTCGAGAGGCTTTATGCGGTGATTCTGTCGATTTATGCTCCATCATCAACGGAAAGAGCGGCGGCTGCAGTGAGGATTGCAAATTCTGTGCTCAAAGCTCCCACAATCATACTGGAATATCAGAATACAACTTGCTGGATACCGATACGATTCTGGCCGATTGTAAAAAGCATGAAGGCAAAGGGGTGCATCGCTTTTCCATCGTAACTGCTGGACGAGAGTTAACCCGTAAAGAATTGGCGGCGGTTTGCGACGCCTATCATAGAATGAAGGAAGAATGCAGCATTAGCTTATGTGCTTCCCATGGTCTGCTTTCCGCAGATGCGTTCGCAGCTCTGAAACAGAGCGGTGTTTCCATGTATCATGAAAATATAGAGACTTCAAAAAGGAATTTTCCAAACATCTGCACCACCCATACCTACGAAGACAAAATCCATGCAATCCTGCTTGCACAAAACGCAGGGCTGAAGGTCTGTTCCGGCGGGATTATTGGTATGGGAGAAACGTTCGAGGACCGGCTTGATATGGCTGTCAGTTTGTCCGAGTTAGGGATCCAATCCATTCCTATCAATGCCCTGATGCCCATTAAGGGAACCGACTACGAAAATCTGAGGCAGCTCACAGAGGATGAAATATTGAGGACCATAGCCATGTTTCGCTTTATCAATCCAACGGCAAGAATCCGTTTAGCTGCCGGAAGGAGCTTGATGGAAGACTCGGGGCGCAAAGCATTTTTTGCTGGTGCAAATGCGACAATAACGGGAGATCTGCTGACGACCTCCGGCAATAGCATCGATCAGGACAAAGAAATGCTGATTTCGATGGGATTCCAGATCTAATTTAAAAAATAAGTGGCCAAAATCCGACTGAATTTGGCCACTTATTTCATTTCAATAGTTGAAACATGCACTATTTTTTTCTTGGCAATTTCGCCAAGATTTCGGCCGGACAGCAAACTAGCTTTTACTCATCTGCTTAGCACCCCATTTAGACAATTCACGAATAAAAGGGATCAGCACCTGCCCCTCTTCCGTCAAGGAGTATTCCACCCGCGGCGGTATTTCTGGATACTGAGTCCGGGTTACGAGGCCGTATTGTTCAAGCTCTTTTAAGGATTGGGAAAGCATCATATTTGTGATTCCGTCCACTCTTCGTTTCAATTCATTATATCTTTGCACCGGTTTTTTATACAAAGCCCAGATAATCTGCAAATGCCATTTTCCACCGATCAAATTCAAGGCATAGGCAACAGGGCATTCTGTTACTCGATCTTTTCTATCCATTGCAATTCTCCATTACTCAGTTTTTCCTGACTTGATCAGAAATAACTGCATACTTGTTTTAATTAGCCTTTCTCTTATAATGATATTATCATACCAAAACTCGGAAGAAAAGAGATCAATTCATTTTATCTGGCAGGAAATATCATATCCTACCAGATAAAATGGGGAGTGCAGAGGGGCACCCTCGCCGATAAAGGAGGGTGCTCAGGCTGCTTGCAGCCGCCGAAGGGAACCATAGCCTTTTTGCCCCAAGCTTGCTTGGCTTGGCAAAACGGACAGCATGCGAGCGAAGCGAGTCGGAGGCGCAGCCGTTGGGTTCCCTAGCGGAAGTGGTGTAGCCACTTTTTTTATCAAACAGGAGGAGAATGAAAAATGGATTTTAAACTGACGAAAACACATTTGCTTCAGCAGGAATTATTCCGAAGATTTGCGGAAACTGAAATAAAGCCGATCGCAGAAGAGATGGATGAGACAGAGGTGTTTGATCTGGAACTGGTAAAGAAGCTCCAGAGATACGGCCTGATGGGCATCCCCTATCCCAGAGATTACGGCGGAGTAGGCGGAGACTATCTGGGATATGCGCTGTGTATGGAAGAGATCTCCAAGATTGATGCCAGCACAGGAATCACAATCTCCGTACACACATCACTGGCTTGCTCCTGCATCGAAGGCTTCGGTACAGAAGAACAGAAACAAAAATGGCTGAGACCACTGGTTGATGGTTCCAAAGTCGGCTGCTTCGGTCTGACAGAGCCAAACGCAGGAACAGACGCTGCAGGACAGCAGACAAAGGCAGTTCTTGACGGCGATGAATATGTCATCAACGGCGCAAAGATCTTTACAACCAACTCCGGTTTTGCAGATACGTTCGTCGTGTTTGCCATGACTGACAAATCCAAGGGAACCAAGGGTATTTCCGCATTCGTAATTGACAGAAATACACCGGGACTGTCCGTTGGTAAGAATATCCACAGAATGGGAATCAGAGCTGCATCCAACTGCGAAGTAGCTTATGAAAATGTTCGCATCCCAGTATCACAGCGTCTTGGAAAAGAAGGAGACGGCTTCAAAATCGCAATGAAAGCCCTTGACGGCGGAAGAATCGGTATCGCTGCTCAGGCTACCGGAATTGCGCAGGGTGCCCTGAACGAAGCAATCAAATATGTAAAAGAAAGAAAGCAGTTCGGAAAGAGAATTTCCTCCTTCCAGAACACACAGTTCAAAATTGCTGAGCTGCAGACAAAGATCGATGCAGCAAGACTCATGACATGGAGAGCAGCAATCCAGAAGGATAATAAGGAAAACTATGGACCAGCAGCAGCAATGGCAAAATTATTCGCATCCGAGATGTGTAATGATGTAACCCGAGCTTGCGTACAGCTCATGGGCGGATACGGTTATTCCAGAGAATATCCTGTTGAACGTATGATGAGAGATGCGAAGATCACAGAGATCTACGAAGGAACCTCTGAAGCGATGAAGATGGTTATTGCCGGTTCCATGAAAATCAGCTAGTCAGCTGCAAATTGAAAGGAGATAAATGATGAAAATCGTTGTATGCATAAAACAAGTACCAGACACCAATGAAGTAAAGCTGGATCCGGTAACAAATACACTGATCCGTGAAGGAGTACCGAGCATCATCAACCACGATGATAAATCCGGAATCGAGGCTGCACTGCAGCTGAAGGAAAAAGTAGGCGGAACTGTAACCGTTGTTTGCATGGGCCCGCCCCAGGCAGATGTAGCGCTGAGAGAAGCCCTTGCAATGGGTTGTGACGAAGCAGTATTGGTATCCGCAAGAGAATTCGGCGGATCCGACACCTACGCGACTGCACACATCATTTCCGCAGCGCTGAAGAAGGTCGGATATGATCTTGTCATCACAGGTCGTCAGGCCATCGACGGAGATACCGCTCAGGTAGGACCTCAGATTGCTGAGAACCTCCAGATTCCACAGGTTTCCTACGCAGAAGAAATCAATGTGGAAGGCGATAAGGTTGTCGTTAAGAGACAGTATGAAGATCGATACCACATTATTGAAGTGAAGACTCCTTGTCTTCTGACCGCACTGCAGGAACTGGCAG
This genomic window from Clostridiales bacterium contains:
- a CDS encoding aldehyde dehydrogenase family protein, whose amino-acid sequence is MELDSKAYIDEYIERAREAQHIYEAFSQKQIDEIVMTIGKVVHDNAEFLAEMAVEETGMGVVDDKIAKNRGKSRTIWNSLKGKLSKGIIERDEATGITKIAKPIGVVAAITPCTNPIVTPMSNAMFALKGGNAIIITPHHMAIRCSTRTVELINEAIGKLGAPKNLIQILDQQSRENTKNLISSADIVIATGGMGMVKAAYSSGKPALGVGAGNVQCIIDRDADIETAVPQIIAGRVFDNGIICSGEQSIIMPKERYDEMLMAFEQNGAWVIRNEEEKEAMRNAMFTEGAMSRHAVGQSVETIAKLAGLKAPEGTRVIIVEADGIGEEDILAKEKMCPVLAAFSYEAFEEGVEIARANLEAEGKGHSVSIHSNNKDHIEYAGKELCVSRFVINQTCATSAGGSFFNGLAPTNTLGCGSWGNNSISENLDYKHLINISRIAYYMKDNHVPSDEELWSI
- a CDS encoding NAD-dependent malic enzyme, yielding MDYYKESLKLHEEHQGKLSVVSKVPLKNKDDLSIAYTPGVAEPCREINRDPDLVYKYTTKGNTVAVISDGSAVLGLGNIGAKAAIPVMEGKAVLFKAFADIDAIPICLETQDTEEIIQIVKNIAPTLGGINLEDISAPRCFEIERRLQALLDIPVFHDDQHGTAIVVSAAVINALKLTGKKFSELKVVMNGAGAAGVAIVKMLQALGTEDIVICDTKGIIAKTSPKLTASKKELAELTNHENLTGTLADAVKGRDLFIGVSAPKMLTVEMVRSMANDPIIFAMANPEPEIMPELAREGGARIIGTGRSDFPNQINNVLAFPGIFKGALSVRAERITEEMKVAAAYAIAGIIPDSELAEAYIIPSAFHPGVADAVAKAAGEAWTNQFK
- a CDS encoding response regulator, yielding MKKVNLSFMAVMIISLVIILIMNTMSVFAYRDQILTIESQKNNLLSLNLKYASLLEKLYANALQYLDTNDEKYKSEVYNLRNSYFENDNISLEYRIYTENQISASLKKALLNADFTISSQAEYIQFTKEEQRLYLQFLKSYHMVLDRITTAVNNRNNLMLTNPEYDNEVTNQSALMSELTNEYIDRLNRNADHIILRQRIAEYSLVGVSLILLGFATVTFYLILRENAFNSYFRKLYNTIVENFEGGIAILDKDYRFDYVTTGYKEIMGISAMNPIGKTPRETFDQQISEIIEERTMSEPSGEGQADLYIGNKKKSVFYNYFTIEDERGNSKYIHIIRDNTKTEDLQLQLRKQLKEINFYSQAKDSFIANISHEIKTPINAILGMVHFLKSTRLSQNQKELLRKIETSSDILLTIISDVLDLSKIKNNSLSLYPSDFSLECAIKNVEDMFSSQLTSRGIRWWTEYNFNPSLCLHLDKTRFVQVLVNLINNASKFTDRGYIKLSVETLSENDDTVLLQFCIEDTGIGIAEKDISKLFREFEQLENHLTKQHQGTGLGLFICKNIIESMDGRMWVKSTKGQGSKFYFSLPAKKSLDPRLITASGIVSRIPLNGSGGKALVVEDTDINAEVAVRLLREVNITCDTASDGIAAIQCCKDKPCDYYHLILMDIHMPNMDGYTSANILKKEMGVKTPIIALTASDINEQIRSEHADTIECFILKPFKVEAFYNAIAPYFPTQELPVSGSKVTSAGVTHEETIISRTMAPEGMAPAAAAGPVEKAERCQDPFSGREEAIKNMGGMKPIYEKHVQKFKVNYNKSTEHIAALMEEKNYDEARRLAHSIKGLSGTLGMLDLMESSAELEKAILKGDSYDLRIELENFDQDLNAVICAI
- the fumC gene encoding class II fumarate hydratase; the encoded protein is MDEKQYRIEHDSMGEIAVEADKLWGAQTQRSLENFKIGTEKMPLEIIRAFAVLKKAAALVNLDLGMLDAQMAEAIASACDEILEGKWDDQFPLAVWQTGSGTQTNMNVNEVIASRGNQILGEEKLHPNDHVNKAQSSNDTFPTAMHIAALTEIEARLFPALFRLEETFRDLSERYQHIVKIGRTHLQDATPLTLGQEISGWLVMLEQTESMIRNSLEYVRDIALGGTAVGTGLNTHPEFGERVAEKISMLTALEFVTAPNKFHALTSKDALVHTHGALKALAANLLKIANDVRWLASGPRAGIGELFIPENEPGSSIMPGKVNPTQCEALTMVCCQVMANDTAVSFAASQGNFQLNVYMPVLIHNMLQSVRLLSDGMESFEKHCASGIQPNEEKMKRNLESSLMLVTALNPHIGYEKAAVIAKTAYSQGLTLKEAAVSLGILTEEEFDRFVDPAKMI